One genomic segment of Candidatus Omnitrophota bacterium includes these proteins:
- a CDS encoding DUF4330 family protein, whose protein sequence is MKLIDANGKLFGKVNLFDAIVVGLLLVGIPAGLVSHKLMAKRRAESIASKHYTEMVLDVAIFDLQEDDVHWLRPGLKGYDSVGRKTSEILELGKAQLSRYPLSLGKLVEIEHLDQGRYEVPARIRIAGRVTWGEFAYDQQPLKMLYPFNLVIEGRNLKARILGWDVVAPLQENERWITAVVQWKGATPEIVPMIKVGDVSRDIQGRRTGEIVSILQREYLMRSPNVFVNTEGQVVANRDPATWSAVVAINLLCSRTANGWTYQDEDVRAGENMEFITSDYIYRGTILHSFPSDDTSLSELEKLDYASLSEWMVVLVQWDDLVPDILSLVKEGDRTFDMEGNNVGELVSLVQRRMQLKDPNVIVDEEGQMAVSPASVVWRTVAVLRLFCRRNNQGWVFQGKDVRAGSPLEFFTKEYVYRGVVLRAVPEDQLGKDELLMLRAQAENPRFMKARLRCFQVLPEIAGAIRSGDVEKTTAGVFRGAKLLELSSNIPQPQDSAYIGPGMQQFNGRMREIEVWVEMPFPQESDLLFFQSDRLRIGTVLSLCFEDYELTGTVVEIVRPSGESS, encoded by the coding sequence ATGAAACTCATTGATGCGAACGGAAAGCTATTCGGGAAGGTCAATTTGTTTGATGCCATTGTGGTGGGACTCTTGCTTGTGGGGATTCCCGCAGGGCTGGTGTCCCACAAACTCATGGCCAAGAGGCGGGCTGAGTCCATTGCCTCGAAGCATTACACGGAGATGGTGTTGGACGTGGCCATTTTTGACCTTCAGGAGGATGACGTGCATTGGCTGCGGCCCGGTCTGAAGGGATACGACTCAGTCGGGAGAAAGACCTCCGAAATTCTGGAGCTCGGCAAGGCGCAGTTATCGCGCTATCCCTTATCATTGGGTAAGCTTGTGGAAATAGAACACCTGGACCAGGGGAGATACGAGGTCCCTGCCCGGATCCGAATCGCCGGGCGTGTGACTTGGGGCGAATTTGCTTACGACCAGCAACCCCTCAAGATGCTGTACCCTTTTAACCTTGTGATCGAGGGGCGGAATTTGAAGGCCCGGATCCTGGGTTGGGATGTGGTCGCCCCGCTTCAGGAAAACGAGCGATGGATTACGGCTGTTGTGCAGTGGAAAGGCGCCACCCCCGAGATTGTGCCCATGATTAAGGTAGGGGATGTATCCAGGGATATCCAAGGCCGGCGCACAGGAGAGATTGTCTCAATACTTCAAAGAGAATATCTGATGCGCAGTCCCAATGTGTTTGTGAACACAGAAGGACAAGTTGTGGCCAATAGAGACCCGGCGACCTGGAGTGCGGTTGTGGCGATCAATTTGTTGTGCAGTCGGACGGCCAATGGATGGACTTACCAAGACGAGGATGTGCGGGCCGGTGAAAATATGGAGTTCATCACTTCGGATTACATCTATCGAGGCACAATTCTGCATTCTTTTCCCAGCGATGACACCAGTCTTTCGGAGCTCGAGAAGCTGGATTATGCCTCCCTTTCGGAATGGATGGTCGTGCTTGTCCAGTGGGATGATCTGGTGCCGGATATCCTATCTCTCGTAAAGGAGGGCGACCGGACTTTTGATATGGAGGGGAATAATGTCGGGGAACTGGTCTCCCTGGTCCAGAGACGAATGCAGCTCAAGGATCCAAATGTCATTGTAGACGAGGAAGGCCAAATGGCCGTTTCTCCCGCCTCTGTTGTTTGGCGAACGGTGGCAGTGCTCCGGCTGTTTTGCCGGCGTAATAATCAGGGCTGGGTTTTTCAAGGCAAGGATGTGCGCGCGGGGTCGCCGCTTGAATTCTTTACCAAAGAATATGTCTATCGCGGGGTGGTTCTTCGAGCCGTGCCTGAGGATCAACTCGGAAAAGACGAACTGCTTATGCTGCGGGCCCAGGCGGAGAATCCGAGATTCATGAAAGCGCGGCTGAGATGCTTTCAGGTGCTTCCGGAGATAGCCGGCGCAATTAGATCCGGAGATGTTGAGAAGACGACGGCCGGCGTCTTCCGCGGGGCGAAACTCCTGGAACTCAGTTCCAATATTCCGCAACCCCAGGATTCCGCGTATATTGGGCCCGGTATGCAGCAGTTTAATGGGCGCATGAGAGAGATTGAGGTCTGGGTGGAGATGCCTTTTCCCCAAGAAAGCGATCTGCTGTTCTTTCAATCCGATCGACTTAGGATCGGCACAGTGCTGTCGCTTTGCTTTGAAGACTATGAATTGACCGGGACGGTTGTCGAGATCGTGAGACCCAGCGGGGAGAGTTCCTGA